In Fusarium oxysporum Fo47 chromosome VII, complete sequence, the following proteins share a genomic window:
- a CDS encoding acyl transferase/acyl hydrolase/lysophospholipase: MSRCHHTCWLKPWSLGIEKGLEVTDRPQRLLKEFENPDAESAGLLVLIGNQSKQAAFKKLSFQTGRIRARAGGEVHLLVSSLKENRRKRIVIADTDASGSQVKLPLLSASACHAVKVYTDTKQQVPEDGLDYENLLRRTLLPSADVVCIFVDDLGGFGESLKRLRFWLQSGPPSTSPVRPHILLVVRQEWRQRHESDLQRFVAEHRSRSLDPSFSGITLVGVPRMSGKSRRRSGGQTRRWQVLSSELSKALETSRQARRRSDSIFSVYHLAHFLQYAASVALSVTAEPFSFVKVSRLHRGIAPDLSDHIRNFLGKFELLKTFRQVAVPLIASSLLLDHYSPGMHPFDCHQVFRELYENACYQASSELKSSFKMLISPSETSQALGSMRDWHRQQLARNFGILRSIVSNDTCLSCIGRRPQYGFPCGHLVCQNCIRTFSPKSSSDPWEYAPQSCHICGQPTPGISIRLFPDTSRLRVLSIDGGGIRGSAPIGFLKAIQDEIGIPYYNVQRSFDVKVGTSSGALSVICLDILGWNVDDCMSHLKQFAQQSFIQRSSRFTRLLNRLPLLSNVAWLFQLICTLLADSKYTAEGLEKLLIETYGQNRSTTDISPATAMGAHVGVTLTRARDDYRHLKLNDGQSQSKWWQVYFKPARIGDLGVFQDGGLAVNNPVCIAIREATLLSPDMAEPSVVVSLGTGSASDDDNGPSGILSEKFLPRLSRALWKQTGSKVTWSHLLSHQRADSDTKLFRFDVDFMGEEPLLDEVSMVERVRQTAHDTATRSSSLRRLCRHLRAELFLFELDELHPPYFLRGAYQCAGRIICRLRAHTPEYKGFIRQLCEREAAFRVGAQFLRITYENINTDLCFKVNFAVPTLSSSISIALLEEADEESHINGSPFAIEWLIRRQTLNAGFGTSDHRELAHSDLDCVP; this comes from the exons ATGAGTCGCTGCCATCATACATGCTGGCTTAAACCCTGGAGCCTGGGCATAGAGAAGGGCTTAGAGGTCACAGACCGACCTCAACGTTTACTGAAGGAATTCGAAAATCCCGACGCCGAGAGCGCTGGCCTACTGGTGTTAATCGGAAATCAATCGAAACAGGCGGCCTTCAAGAAGCTAAGTTTTCAGACGGGCAGGATCCGGGCAAGGGCAGGAGGGGAAGTTCATTTACTTGTCTCTTCGTTGAAAGAGAATCGCCGTAAGCGTATCGTGATCGCCGATACAGATGCGTCTGGATCACAGGTCAAGTTGCCGTTGTTGAGCGCCAGTGCTTGCCACGCTGTAAAAGTCTATACTGACACGAAGCAACAAGTTCCTGAAGATGGACTCGACTATGAAAATCTCTTACGTAGAACTCTACTTCCATCTGCTGACGTTGTATGCATATTCGTCGATGATTTAGGAGGATTTGGTGAGTCGTTGAAACGATTGCGTTTCTGGCTCCAGAGTGGACCACCATCAACTAGCCCAGTGCGGCCACATATCCTGCTTGTAGTAAGGCAAGAATGGAGACAGAGACACGAAAGCGATCTTCAGAGGTTTGTAGCAGAACACCGGTCTAGAAGTCTTGATCCGAGTTTCAGTGGCATCACTCTCGTAGGAGTTCCCAGGATGTCTGGTAAAAGTAGACGGCGAAGCGGCGGACAGACGCGGCGATGGCAAGTGCTCAGTTCGGAGTTATCAAAGGCATTAGAGACCAGTAGACAGGCTCGACGACGATCTGACTCCATCTTCTCGGTATACCATCTTGCTCACTTCTTACAGTATGCTGCTAGCGTAGCGTTGAGCGTAACTGCGGAACCTTTCAGCTTCGTGAAGGTTTCTCGGCTCCATCGAGGAATAGCACCAGACTTGAGTGACCATATCAGAAATTTTCTAGGAAAGTTTGAATTACTCAAGACGTTCCGGCAGGTGGCTGTCCCGTTGATCGCCTCCAGTCTCCTCCTTGACCATTACTCACCTGGGATGCACC CCTTCGACTGTCACCAGGTTTTTCGTGAACTCTACGAAAACGCTTGCTATCAAGCCAGCTCTGAACTCAAATCAAGCTTTAAGATGCTCATATCACCTTCAGAAACC TCCCAAGCTTTGGGCTCGATGCGTGACTGGCATCGGCAGCAACTCGCCCGAAATTTTGGTATATTACGAAGCATCGTGTCGAACGACACCTGTCTTAGCTGCATTGGGCGGCGGCCGCAGTACGGCTTCCCATGTGGACATCTTGTTTGTCAAAATTGTATTAGAACGTTCAGTCCTAAAAGCAGCTCTGACCCGTGGGAGTATGCACCACAATCATGTCATATCTGCGGTCAGCCCACCCCAGGAATTTCGATACGTCTGTTTCCTGATACCAGCCGACTCCGGGTCTTGAGTATTGATGGTGGGGGCATACGTGGGTCCGCCCCAATTGGCTTCCTCAAGGCGATCCAAGACGAGATCGGTATACCGTATTATAATGTACAACGCAGTTTCGACGTCAAGGTCGGGACCAGTTCGG GTGCATTGAGCGTCATCTGTCTGGACATTCTGGGATGGAACGTAGACGACTGCATGTCTCATCTCAAGCAGTTTGCCCAACAATCATTCATCCAGCGTTCCTCGCGGTTTACACGTTTACTAAACCGTCTTCCACTTTTGTCCAATGTGGCATGGCTATTCCAACTGATCTGCACATTGCTAGCTGATAGCAAGTATACTGCTGAGGGACtggagaagttgttgattGAAACATATGGCCAAAACCGAAGTACAACCGATATATCCCCAGCCACCGCTATGGGGGCCCATGTAGGTGTAACATTGACCAGAGCACGTGATG ATTATCGTCATCTCAAATTGAATGACGGGCAATCTCAAAGTAAATGGTGGCAGGT CTATTTCAAGCCAGCGCGTATCGGCGACCTCGGAGTTTTTCAAGATGGTGGGCTTGCAGTTAACAATCCAGTGTGCATTGCTATTCGTGAAGCAACATTGTTGAGTCCAGATATGGCGGAACCTAGTGTTGTGGTTTCACTTGGCACCGGTTCTGCTTCAGACGATGATAATGGGCCATCGGGCATTTTATCTGAAAAGTTCCTTCCTAGACTTTCAAGAGCTCTTTGGAAGCAAACCGGTTCAAAAGTCACGTGGAGCCATCTTCTGAGTCATCAGAGAGCGGATAGCGACACAAAGCTTTTTCGGTTTGACGTCGACTTCATGGGAGAAGAACCTTTGCTCGATGAGGTAAGTATGGTAGAACGCGTACGACAGACGGCCCACGATACGGCGACACGATCATCAAGCCTCCGTAGACTGTGCCGCCATCTGCGGGCTGAGCTTTTCCTCTTCGAACTAGATGAACTCCATCCACCGTACTTCTTGAGGGGCGCTTATCAATGCGCTGGTCGCATTATCTGCCGGTTGAGAGCTCACACGCCAGAATACAAAGGATTCATCAGGCAGCTGTGCGAGAGAGAAGCGGCATTCCGAGTAGGGGCCCAGTTCCTGAGGATTACGTATGAGAATATCAATACAGATCTCTGTTTTAAGGTAAATTTCGCTGTACCAACCCTCAGTAGTTCGATCTCGATTGCTTTGTTAGAAGAGGCGGATGAGGAATCCCACATCAACGGTTCACCTTTCGCGATAGAATGGCTTATCCGAAGGCAAACACTGAATGCCGGCTTTGGCACATCCGATCATCGGGAATTGGCGCATTCTGATCTCGATTGTGTTCCATGA
- a CDS encoding cytochrome P450 — protein sequence MIQRHEALGLSNNGVAVVMLGYFFVAMANTVPAALWMIVHILLDASLLRRVRHQISFAFQSTEVGEQPDIKVLMKDPLLNSICYETLRLRVASTVGRTSLDDQLCLAGGWKVKAGVPVMFTGWLAGLDVSCWNTGQDLSSGKPQHPLEAFWAERFLDCPGSSSISGPAKKKRVQPARESPQRPTTHMGTEDERSRASVAGLRGHFFPFGGGAFRCPGETLAKQVIFASVAMVLQSYDLRLIDPEEARKIEPGHRELPFGLHSFDRPVPVEICKLSET from the exons ATGATTCAGCGCCACGAGGCTCTCGGGCTCAGCAACAACGGAGTAGCTGTGGTGATGCTGGGATATTTTTTCGT TGCTATGGCAAACACCGTTCCCGCAGCTTTGTGGATGATCGTGCACATCCTACTTGATGCAAGTCTGCTCCGTCGGGTTCGCCACCAGATCAGCTTTGCCTTTCAATCCACAGAGGTTGGAGAGCAACCAGATATCAAAGTACTGATGAAGGATCCCCTCCTCAACTCTATCTGCTACGAAACACTCCGGCTGCGTGTTGCAAGTACCGTTGGTCGCACATCCCTCGACGACCAGTTGTGTCTCGCTGGAGGCTGGAAGGTCAAGGCGGGTGTACCCGTCATGTTCACTGGCTGGCTTGCGGGACTGGATGTGTCATGCTGGAACACGGGCCAGGATCTGTCAAGTGGCAAGCCTCAGCATCCTCTGGAAGCTTTCTGGGCTGAGAGGTTTCTCGATTGTCCAGGCAGCTCCAGTATCAGCGGCCCCGCGAAAAAGAAGCGCGTTCAACCCGCACGAGAATCTCCACAAAGGCCAACAACGCATATGGGGACGGAAGATGAGCGCTCCAGAGCCTCCGTTGCTGGCTTGCGGGGGCATTTCTTCCCTTTTGGAGGAGGAGCATTCCGCTGTCCGGGCGAGACGTTGGCTAAGCAGGTCATCTTCGCCTCGGTCGCCATGGTGTTGCAGAGTTATGACCTGAGGCTTATCGATCCAGAGGAGGCCAGAAAGATAGAGCCTGGTCACCGGGAACTGCCATTTGGTCTCCATAGTTTTGACAGGCCTGTTCCGGTCGAGATTTGCAAGTTATCTGAGACATAG